The genomic segment TGTGCTCCCAATGCTGCCGGAAGACCGAAGCCCATAGTGCCAAGCCCACCCGAAGTAATCCAGGAACGGGGCGTGCTAAGCTCCAAACTTTGCGCTGCCCACATTTGATGTTGGCCTACATCGGTTACCCAGATTTTCTGTTGATTCATTTGATGTCTGGACATGAATTTCATCAGCCACTGTGCAGTTAATGCTGTTGAATCTTCTACTTCAGAAGGGGATTCTTGCTGCCAAGCAGCAATTTTATTCCACCAATCGGTTAAGTTGGTTTGAGGATAATTTACAAGCAGTTTTGTTAGCGTGGTTAATGTTTGCCGCAGATCACCCGTTATAGCAATATGAGTGGGAATGTTTTTCCCAACTTCAGCATCATCGATATCTAACTGTATAATTGTTTTATTCAGAGAGTATTGCTGGGGATTGCTAGTGACTCGGTCGCTAAATCTTGTGCCTACAGCTAATACTACATCGGCTTCGCTAATGACTCGATTTGCTGTTTTATGACCATGCATACCAGTTAACCCGAGATAACAGGAATGATCGTGCGGAAGTATACCAAGCCCCATAAGCGTGCTGAGTATAGGGATGCGCAAAGTTTTGGTTAGTGTTAATAATTCTGACTCTGTCTGGCTGGAGGTTACGCCGCCGCCGGCTAAAATGGCAGGCCTTTTGGCAGAGATAAGTAAGGCTGCCGCTTTTTCTATATTAGGCTGCATTAAGCTAGCAGCAGCCGGATAATCAGAAGGTGCAGGTGCTAAGGGTGGCTCCCAGTCAGTCTCCATTTGCAGGATGTCACGCGGAATGTCAATGAGTACCGGACCCGGGCGTCCGGTAAGTGCGATTTCAAAGGCATCGTATATCGCCGGTCCTAAGTCACTGATGCTGCGAATTAGAAAGCTATGTTTTGTAATGGGCATGGTAATTCCGGTGATATCAACTTCTTGAAAAGAATCTCGTCCAAGCAAGGTAGTAGAAACCTGACCTGTAATCGCAACAACTGGTGAAGAATCCATATAAGCTGTTGCAAGACCTGTCACAAGATTTGTTGCTCCTGGGCCTGATGTTGCGATGCAGACACCAACCCTACCTGTAGCACGAGCGTAGCCATCTGCTGCGTGAGCAGCGCCTTGTTCATGAACAGTAAGAATATGCTTAAGGCGGCTCTCATAAAGTGCGTCATATAGAGGCATGATTTGTCCGCCAGGGTAGCCAAAAACGGTATCGACACCGAGGTTTAGCAAGGATTGGACGATGATGTTACTTCCCGATAGTTTCATTGTGAGGCCTCCAATATGATTGTTTTTAGAATCAGCTAAGGTGCGGCATAGAGATGGTTGCTTCCTCTTAAGTAGTCAGATGGCGACTGGAAAAAGGCAGTGATGTTTTTGGTAAAACGGCATCGGCTGAGAGAATATCGGCACTCACTACAGGAACAAGTTTTCGAACTTGATGTAATAACTGGGTGGATGCTGAGCAGTCGTTGATTACAGCTTGAACACAAGCGTAAGCTGGCTCTTGGGCGGGGGTTACAGATAAGCTTTCTACAGCGAAGCCGCGTCGGTAAACGACACCGATTAAACGAACTAAGGCATCAGGTTGGTTTTTAAGTAGTATTGATAATACTTGTTTCACAGGAAAACCCTCCTATTGTATTTTTAAAAACAAAACGCCCCTGTCAACGTATAAAACGTTGA from the Sporomusaceae bacterium FL31 genome contains:
- the ilvB_1 gene encoding acetolactate synthase, whose translation is MKLSGSNIIVQSLLNLGVDTVFGYPGGQIMPLYDALYESRLKHILTVHEQGAAHAADGYARATGRVGVCIATSGPGATNLVTGLATAYMDSSPVVAITGQVSTTLLGRDSFQEVDITGITMPITKHSFLIRSISDLGPAIYDAFEIALTGRPGPVLIDIPRDILQMETDWEPPLAPAPSDYPAAASLMQPNIEKAAALLISAKRPAILAGGGVTSSQTESELLTLTKTLRIPILSTLMGLGILPHDHSCYLGLTGMHGHKTANRVISEADVVLAVGTRFSDRVTSNPQQYSLNKTIIQLDIDDAEVGKNIPTHIAITGDLRQTLTTLTKLLVNYPQTNLTDWWNKIAAWQQESPSEVEDSTALTAQWLMKFMSRHQMNQQKIWVTDVGQHQMWAAQSLELSTPRSWITSGGLGTMGFGLPAALGAQMACPDKRVIVIAGDGGFKMTGIELFTAVNEKLPLICVIINNGCLGMVRQWQQLLYHQRYSSSLLPQFDFVSFAKSCGANAFSASSQLEFNQSFTQASQSKHPTVIVANIAQDLLVKPMVSPGAPISSFMDI
- the ilvH_3 gene encoding acetolactate synthase small subunit, whose protein sequence is MKQVLSILLKNQPDALVRLIGVVYRRGFAVESLSVTPAQEPAYACVQAVINDCSASTQLLHQVRKLVPVVSADILSADAVLPKTSLPFSSRHLTT